In Dama dama isolate Ldn47 chromosome 9, ASM3311817v1, whole genome shotgun sequence, the following proteins share a genomic window:
- the DNAJC18 gene encoding dnaJ homolog subfamily C member 18 produces MAATLGSGERWTEAYIDAIRRNKYPEDRPPESHDPCGCCNCMKGQKEKKSENEWNQTRQGEGNSTYTEEQLLGVQRIKKCRNYYEILGVSRDASDEELKKAYRKLALKFHPDKNCAPGATDAFKAIGNAFAVLSNPDKRLRYDEYGDEQVTFTAPRARPYNYYRDFETDITPEELFNVFFGGHFPTGNIHMFSNVTDDTHYYRRRHRHERMQTRKEEEEDKPQTTYSAFIQLLPVLVIVIISVITQLLAANPPYSLFYKSTLGHTISRETQNLQVPYFVDKNFDKAYRGASLRDLEKTIEKDYIDYIQTSCWKEKQQKSELTNLAGLYRDERLKQKAESLKLENCEKLSKLIGLRRGG; encoded by the exons ATGGCAGCGACTTTGGGGAGCGGGGAGCGCTGGACGGAAG CTTACATTGATGCAATCAGAAGAAACAAATACCCAGAAGACAGACCTCCTGAAAGTCATGACCCCTGTGGTTGCTGTAACTGCATGAAgggacagaaggaaaagaagtcTGAGAATGAATGGAATCAGACCCGACAGGGTGAGGGGAATTCCACTTATACAGAGGAGCAACTGCTTGGAGTACAAAG GATCAAGAAATGCAGAAATTACTATGAAATTCTGGGAGTTTCACGAGATGCTAGTgatgaagagcttaagaaagcTTACCGAAAACTTGCCCTGAAATTTCATCCTGACAAGAACTGTGCTCCTGGAGCAACAGATGCTTTCAAAG cAATAGGAAATGCCTTTGCAGTCCTGAGCAATCCTGACAAGAGACTCCGCTATGATGAATATGGAGATGAACAGGTGACTTTCACTGCCCCTCGAGCCAGACCTTATAATTATTACAGGGACTTTGAAACCGACATCACTCCAGAAGAGCTAttcaatgtcttctttggaggacaTTTTCCTACAG gaaATATTCATATGTTTTCAAATGTGACAGATGACACACACTATTACCGCCGGCGGCACCGACATGAGAGAATGCAGACacggaaggaagaggaagaggataagCCTCAG actaCATATTCTGCATTTATTCAGTTACTTCCAGTTCTGGTGATTGTGATCATATCTGTGATTACTCAGCTGCTAGCTGCTAATCCCCCATATAGTCTATTCTATAAATC GACCTTGGGCCACACCATTTCTAGAGAAACCCAGAACCTACAGGTGCCTTACTTCGTGGATAAAAACTTTGACAAGGCCTACAGAGGTGCATCTCTGCGAGACCTGGAGAAAACGATAGAGAAGGATTACATTGATTACATCCAGACCAGTTGTTGGAAGGAGAAACAACAAA AGTCGGAGTTGACCAATTTGGCAGGATTATACAGAGATGAACGAttgaaacagaaagcagaatcGCTGAAacttgaaaactgtgaaaaacttTCCAAACTTATTGGCCTACGCAGAGGTGGCTGA